A window from Malassezia japonica chromosome 1, complete sequence encodes these proteins:
- the RPB9 gene encoding DNA-directed RNA polymerase II core subunit rpb9 (COG:K; EggNog:ENOG503P5CS; BUSCO:EOG092654O3) — MASLHFCAECNNLLYPEADRTNHVLMYACRNCPYRTEAASPLVFRNDLKNISKEQPGVIDELMTDPTLRRTHDLTCPSCGHQEAVMFQDQSKRTFNKMILFYVCCYCNFLFQDEPVKRPHEEVE, encoded by the coding sequence ATGGCGTCTTTGCACTTTTGCGCCGAGTGCAACAATCTGCTGTATCCCGAGGCGGATCGGACGAATCACGTCCTGATGTACGCCTGCCGCAACTGCCCCTAccgcaccgaggcggcctCGCCCTTGGTCTTTAGGAACGATCTCAAGAATATTTCCAAGGAGCAGCCGGGTGTGATTGACGAGCTGATGACGGAtccgacgctgcgccggacgcACGACCTTACCTGCCCCAGCTGCGGTCACCAGGAGGCTGTCATGTTCCAGGATCAGAGCAAGCGCACCTTTAACAAGATGATCCTGTTCTACGTGTGCTGCTACTGCAACTTCCTGTTCCAGGACGAGCCGGTGAAGCGTCCCCACGAAGAAGTCGAGTAA
- the PDA1 gene encoding pyruvate dehydrogenase (acetyl-transferring) (EggNog:ENOG503NUI6; BUSCO:EOG09262Q8D; COG:C) — MLSTRIARPSALQSARLPRVLATPRTAVQGARSVHLVADSAKPEGSIPKSDSEPFVLKLSDESFKSFKIDAPTDEIKVTKEQLVHLYSEMVKMRRMEVAADQQYKHKLIRGFCHLSIGQEAVAVGMEAAIKPDDNLITAYRCHTFAVQRGGTIKGMLAELMGRGDGMSKGKGGSMHVYTPNFFGGNGIVGAQVPLGAGLAFAQKYNKSDHATFTLYGDGASNQGQVFEAFNMAQLWKLPCVFICENNKYGMGTSAERSSMNTEFYTRGDAIPGIQVNAMDVLAVMRGTEFAREYTTSGKGPLLMELVTYRYGGHSLSDPGTTYRTREEIQKMRSSSDPIQGLKTQILEWGILEESELKKVDKAAKEEVDKAVEEAKNSPEPEVDTLFKDI; from the exons ATGCTATCCACCCGGATTGCACGCCCCTCGGCGCTG CAATCGGCCCGCCTGCCGCGTGTGCTTGCCACGCCGCGGACGGCTGTGCAAGGTGCGCGCAGTGTGCACCTTGTCGCGGACAGCGCAAAGCCCGAGGGATCGATCCCCAAGTCGGACTCGGAGCCCTTTGTGCTGAAGCTGAGCGACGAGTCGTTCAAGAGCTTCAAGATTGATGCGCCCACCGACGAGATCAAGGTGACCAAGGAGCAGCTTGTGCACCTCTACAGCGAGATGGTCAAGATGCGCCGCATGGAAGTGGCTGCCGACCAGCAGTACAAACACAAGCTTATCCGTGGTTTCTGCCACCTTTCGATCGGCCAG GAAGCCGTTGCGGTCGGCATGGAGGCTGCGATCAAGCCCGATGACAACCTGATCACTGCGTACCGCTGCCATACCTTTGCGGTGCAGCGTGGCGGTACGATCAAGGGCATGTTGGCCGAGCTGATGGGCCGTGGCGATGGTATGTCGAAGGGCAAGGGTGGCTCGATGCACGTTTACACCCCCAACTTCTTCGGTGGTAACGGTATCGTGGGTGCGCAGGTCCCGCTCGGTGCCGGTCTTGCCTTTGCGCAGAAGTACAACAAGTCGGACCACGCGACGTTCACGCTCTACGGTGACGGTGCCTCGAACCAGGGCCAGGTCTTTGAGGCGTTCAACATGGCGCAGCTGTGGAAGCTCCCCTGTGTGTTCATCTGCGAGAACAACAAGTACGGCATGGGTacgagcgccgagcgcagctcGATGAACACCGAGTTCTACACCCGTGGTGATGCGATTCCCGGTATTCAAGTGAATGCCATGGACGTGCTCGCGGTGATGCGCGGCACGGAGTTCGCGCGTGAATACACGACCTCTGGCAAGGGCCCGCTGCTGATGGAGCTGGTGACCTACCGCTACGGTGGCCACTCGCTGTCGGACCCCGGTACGACCTATCGTACGCGTGAGGAGATCCAGAAGATGCGCAGCTCTTCGGACCCCATCCAGGGCCTCAAGACCCAGATCCTCGAGTGGGGCATCCTCGAGGAGTCCGAGCTGAAGAAGGTCGACAAGGCCGCCAAGGAGGAGGTTGACAAGGCCGTCGAGGAGGCCAAGAACAGCCCTGAGCCGGAAGTCGACACGCTTTTCAAGGATATCTAG
- a CDS encoding uncharacterized protein (EggNog:ENOG503P10X; COG:F): MVDPKSVGLPDDHWRPTYEDIHVLIRDISNKVRDEFNPDLMVAIGGGGFFPARVLRTFLKKKDEATSKMRNVPIQAIGLSLYEEVAGVSEEAIGKEVVRTQWLDSGSSSSSQGDKKDAGGLLGKNVLIVDEVDDSRTTLHYAYHELLKDVKEAFASLTPEEQAKLPPTRFAIFVVHNKLGPKRAELPVLESAAAEKIENGVSTGVYYYAAETTPPVWIDFPWEQVDIVEHNRLAAIAREHGLGPPH; the protein is encoded by the exons ATGGTAGACCCGAAATCCGTCGGCCTCCCCGATGACCACTGGCGCCCCACGTACGAAGACATCCATGTCCTGATCCGCGATATCTCGAACAAAGTGCGCGACGAGTTCAACCCCGACCTAATGGtcgcgatcggcggcggcggttTCTTCCCTGCGCGCGTCCTGCGTACCTTCCTGAAGAAGaaggacgaggcgacgtCGAAGATGCGCAATGTTCCGATCCAGGCGATCGGCCTGAGCCTGTACGAGGAGGTGGCCGGTGTCTCGGAGGAGGCGATCGGCAAGGAGGTCGTCCGTACGCAGTGGCTCGACTCTggcagcagctcctcgtcgcaggGCGACAAGAAGGACGCtggcggcctgctcggcaagaATGTGCTTATTGTG gacgaggtcgacgactcgcgcacgacgctaCA CTATGCGTACCACGAGCTTTTGAAGGACGTCAAGGAGGCGTTTGCGTCGCTGACACCTGAGGAGCAGGCCAAGCTCCCCCCCACCCGGTTCGCCATCTTTGTTGTGCACAACAAGCTTGGCCCgaagcgtgccgagcttcCTGTCCTCGAGTCGGCTGCCGCGGAGAAGATCGAGAACGGCGTGAGCACCGGTGTGTACTACTACGCCGCCGAAACCACGCCGCCGGTCTGGATCGACTTCCCGTGGGAGCAGGTGGACATTGTGGAGCACaaccgcctcgccgcgatcgcccgcgagcacggcctcggTCCTCCTCATTAA
- a CDS encoding uncharacterized protein (EggNog:ENOG503P19U; TransMembrane:5 (o27-52i82-99o105-126i135-153o165-186i); COG:S), giving the protein MGLSANPLSLREQLAFYGAYHTNNVNVFIHIICVPLIYMSILSLLLTTGFSLDNVARQLPQFAQTPLHELSTFLAKHVPNSVYQHLNLASFLSVVYLAYYAVLDVAAATLLSPLWAAYYFVSWALIEYHPKGQQIALGVFLFGWIAQFYGHGVHEGRAPALLDNLLGALVLAPLFVFLEVLFFFGYRPELQKWLKNETGRLITQFRTEQASKQRAEAAKSK; this is encoded by the coding sequence ATGGGTCTGTCTGCGAATCCTCTGAGCCTGCGGGAACAGCTTGCGTTCTACGGTGCATACCACACGAACAATGTGAATGTATTCATTCACATCATCTGTGTGCCTCTGATCTACATGTCGATTctgtcgctgctgctcaCTACCGGCTTCAGTCTCGACAATGtcgcgcgccagctgcCCCAGTTTGCGCAGACGCCACTCCATGAGTTGAGCACCTTTCTCGCAAAGCATGTGCCGAACAGCGTCTACCAACACCTCAACCTTGCCTCGTTTCTCAGCGTGGTTTACCTCGCCTActacgcggtgctcgatgTGGCGGCTGCGACGCTCCTCTCGCCTCTGTGGGCCGCCTACTACTTTGTGAGCTGGGCGCTGATCGAATACCACCCCAAGGGCCAGCAgattgcgctcggcgtcttCCTCTTTGGCTGGATCGCGCAGTTCTACGGCCACGGCGTGCACGAggggcgtgcgccggcgctcctggacaacttgctcggcgcgctggttCTTGCGCCACTCTTTGTCTTCTTGGAGGTGCTCTTCTTCTTCGGCTACCGCCCTGAGCTGCAAAAGTGGCTCAAGAACGAGACGGGGCGCCTCATCACTCAGTTCCGCACAGAGCAGGCTTccaagcagcgcgccgaggccgccaagTCCAAGTAG
- a CDS encoding uncharacterized protein (EggNog:ENOG503NZEI; COG:S) codes for MEPSAGPPPPLVVKVMRMSAPVLAARSVPVFETSKESGSALGAASGVEAFDPAAWDAVQASYARGSDRVFTEAEPTLRDATYTDHLVLPSSFGTVAVGETFSVLVSVTNESDAPVQGVRLQVDMQAGGPDASHPLEYVLSYAPESDASAPPAVVELAPRARLTLVARHEIGTMAQHALVCRVRCDLPTSGEEHWMTKYVPMLTRLYKFSVQPPPIALHTTSQGVRSRALAMHPDVRVRERVYIQVQVHNVSPRPVVLEELRLDTQPANDAWTWHLVDALDTGSTARHLQPKDVRQYVFVLAPSSEAVLEKATLAQLAAAPADKRLVSVVHPLGTIVAHWRVPNAEPGVLKIGPIQRGVNMPVPPALDGLPRLFATAHLAALPQAFVAEAAAELTVHVAVHALDGAQRTYDLALVAADGTWLNMSLLGPAYRAIPHVTEHAEVRISVLPLKAGVVQSGGMALMLTSYTEGATTVPVSPPHILREWPCFVELVTIDTG; via the exons ATGGAGCCGAGTGcggggccgccgccgccgctcgtggTCAAGGTAATGCGCATGTCTGCGCCGGTCCTTGCCGCGCGTTCGGTGCCGGTATTCGAGACATCCAAAGAGTCGGggtcggcgctcggcgcagcgtcgggCGTCGAGGCGTTCGACCCAGCCGCCTGGGACGCCGTCCAGGCGAGCTATGCACGCGGCAGCGACCGTGTCTTTACCGAGGCGgagccgacgctgcgcgatgcgACATACACGGACCACTTGGTCCTCCCTTCGTCGTTTGGGACGGTCG CTGTCGGCGAGACGTTTAGCGTGTTGGTAAGTGTGACGAACGAGTCGGACGCGCCGGTCCAAGGTGTCCGCCTGCAGGTGGACATGCAGGCGGGTGGCCCGGACGCCTCGCATCCGCTTGAGTACGTCCTGTCGTACGCGCCAGAGAGCGacgccagcgcgccgccggccgtggtcgagctcgcgccgcgtgcgcgcctcaccctcgtcgcgcgccacgaGATCGGGACGATGGCGCAGCATGCGCTCGTGtgtcgcgtgcgctgcgacttgccgacgagcggcgaggagcATTGGATGACCAAGTACGTGCCTATGCTCACCAGACTGTACAAATTCTCCGTCCAGCCTCCTCCGATCGCATTGCACACCACGTCGCAAGGCGTCCGCAGCCGCGCACTGGCCATGCACCCTGATGTGCGTGTGCGTGAGCGTGTGTATATCCAGGTGCAGGTGCACAACGTATCGCCCCGGCCGGTGGTCCtggaggagctgcgcctcgataCGCAGCCGGCGAACGACGCCTGGACCTggcacctcgtcgatgcgctggaTACGGGAAGCACCGCGCGGCACTTGCAGCCGAAAGACGTGCGCCAGTACGTCTTTGtgctcgcgccgagcagcgaggcggtgctggaaaaggcgacgctcgcgcagctcgccgccgcgccggccgacaAGCGCTTGGTCAGTGTCGTGCATccgctcggcacgatcgtcgcgcactggcgcgtgccgaaTGCCGAGCCTGGCGTGCTCAAAATTGGGCCGATTCAGCGCGGCGTTAATATGCCCGTTCcgcctgcgctcgatgGTCTTCCCCGCCTGTTTGCGaccgcgcacctcgccgcgctgccgcaaGCATTTGTCGCtgaggccgcggccgagctgACAGTGCACGTCGCAGTGCATGccctcgacggcgctcagcgcacgtacgacctcgcgctcgtcgccgccgacggtACGTGGCTGAACATGAGCCTGCTCGGCCCCGCGTACCGCGCGATTCCCCACGTCACGGAGcatgccgaggtgcgcattTCTGTCCTCCCTCTCAaggccggcgtcgtgcagaGCGGCGGCATGGCGCTCATGCTCACGTCGTACACCGagggcgcgacgaccgtcCCCGTGTCTCCACCCCACATCCTGCGCGAGTGGCCGTGTTTCGTGGAACTGGTTACTATTGACACGGGCTAA
- a CDS encoding uncharacterized protein (EggNog:ENOG503P45F; COG:S) — protein MALQEAARAIDGTTPAALAALAAGLDEASTAELADMAIAAARFVPATDAATRSMDLDAVLAPPVHDAWCTREAAHEARILLERIPACEDVVAHVLETYIRPIFRKAAERARVQASGRAVPGARHPVWDDDVETWDDAQIVGGHPARGAPNVLAWCVATLGRTDAGAWERLWPHLVPPIMVLLDAPGARAKLLGACVAGNLLDPQAPASVPASLLHRTGLAALLGDALTSALHHMTDAEYGAPLLSAAIRARRGLATILYPDVDATADAFDAHARLFSEGVLAALSYCAPPSASAPAQRASPGTALGSARLQQALAGTAARWALVLCTDLGTPVLRFWNAYMDWATGWLSQAFAGCESLACPPRRGLSEVVTEITEGEQGEQEVIDAPDWATAGAVLVASVEACVRSACTLTHLAAQADREQQTVATLRLPAQLPGLAAWSEQLVCASARCYVRLSELSLDANAAASVASLKDALHALCTALLAADPILTTALGALHSEPRLRPLFTT, from the exons atggcgctgcaggaggcggcgcgggcgatCGACGGGACGACGCcagcggcgcttgcggcgctcgccgcgggtcttgacgaggcgagcactgccgagcttgcggaTATGGCGatcgctgcggcgcgcttcgtcccggcgaccgacgcggcgacgcgcagcatggacctcgacgcggtccTTGCTCCGCCGGTACACGATGCGTGGTGCACACGCGAGGCAGCGCACGAGGCTCGGA TccttctcgagcgcatcccGGCGTGCGAAGACGTCGTCGCACACGTCCTCGAGACGTACATCCGGCCCATCTTTCGCAaggctgccgagcgcgcgcgtgtcCAGGCGAGTGGACGTGCCGTCCCAGGCGCACGGCATCCGGTTTGGGACGATGACGTCGAGACATGGGATGATGCGCAGATCGTCGGTGGCCACcccgcacgcggcgcgccgaatGTGCTCGCATGGTGCGTCGCTACGCTCGGCCGCACCGATGCCGGCGCGTGGGAGCGACTGTGGCCGCACCTTGTTCCCCCGATCATggtgctcctcgacgcgcctggcgcgcgtgcgaagctgctcggcgcgtgcgtcgcaggCAACCTATTGGACCCCCAGGCACCAGCGAGCGTCCCAGCCTCGCTCTTGCACCGCACtggcctcgcggcgctgctgggcgacgcgctcaccAGTGCGCTGCACCATATGACCGACGCCGAATACGGCGCACCGCTGCTTAGTGCCGCGatccgcgcacgccgcggcctcgcgaCGATATTGTACCCCGACGTGGACGCGACAGCCGACGCGTTTGACGCGCATGCACGCCTCTTTTCCGAaggcgtgctcgccgcgctaTCGTACTGTGCCCCAccctcggcctcggcacccgcgcagcgtgcatCACCCGGCACTGCActcggctcggcgcgcctgcagcaggcgctggccggcacggcggcgcggtgggcCCTTGTTCTGTGCACggacctcggcacgcccgtGCTGCGGTTCTGGAACGCGTATATGGACTGGGCGACTGGGTGGCTGTCGCAGGCCTTTGCCGGGTGCGAGTCGCTTGCGTGCCCcccccgccgcggcctttCCGAGGTGGTCACTGAGATCACCGAAGGCGAGCAAGGCGAGCAAGAGGtgatcgacgcgccggactgggcgacggccggcgcggtgcttgtcgcgagcgtcgaggcgtGCGTACGTAGCGCATGCACGCTCACGCACCTTGCAGCGCAGGCCGACCGTGAGCAGCAGAcggtcgcgacgctgcggctCCCTGCGCAGCTGCCCGGCCTCGCGGCATGGAGCGAGCAGCTGGTCTGTgcatcggcgcggtgcTATGTGCGCCTTTCCGAGCTCTCGTTAGATGCCAATGCGGCGGCTTCCGTGGCATCGCTCaaggatgcgctgcacgcgctgtgcaccgcgctcctcgctgCGGATCCTATATTGACTACG gcgctcggcgcactccacagcgagccgcgcctgcggccgCTCTTTACCACGTGA
- a CDS encoding RING-type E3 ubiquitin transferase (COG:O; EggNog:ENOG503NVAX; BUSCO:EOG09261MOX): MVADGAQGAPGPGRGRGRGRGRGGRGGGRGGGRGGEGAKGPSEAAHDTVAPAVRATPTVAPLATPDEDAEICFICAEPIALYSVPPCNHRICHICSMRLRALWKKRDCTFCKGEATSVIFTPNATRGYGEFTPDQLPYADEKLSISFERKQDYDNTIALLRFNCPIERCEVMSAGWSDLKTHVKRDHSRLLCDLCIKHKKIFSHEHAVYTAASLQEHLSAEHRYCEYCRQHFYSDDELWVHMRDRHEQCHICKGRSEEERWRYYKDYRMLEQHFQKEHYLCPARECLEQKFVVFENQMEFQVHQVQEHGKTLSSREKRDALRVDANFLYESEQPEPSSSRRRKKGREGVSIQTEDPAPSSSRRAQFGHALTEPEARPEQQQSEKYWSTVLTVLNDSQIKLTACRSALQAYRASELSVHDLLKTVMNITGEGTHSFDVGTTDLVIQSLAEIVQNGEKRKELLDAWADIKGKQNRFPTPMESHGGAVRQLKNAASGNNRVWENVARAASNAPSVRSQTHFPQLGASNASRVPGSAAHTSSATRRGQTASATPWSAPQPRAQTAPVRPTPFSVSAPRAWRAAQFPSLPTNAGVAQRQAEKRQLLGHAARPPPPRSWGAPAAPPLNSSAFPSLNEVSGTLPQPGPSTESVPVQGPGKQRRKKGVLLSSVSSMHHV; encoded by the exons ATGGTAGCCGacggagcgcaaggagcgcctggccctggccgtggccgtggccgtgggcgcgggcgcgggggCCGCGGgggcggccgtggcgggGGCCGTGGCGGCGAAGGTGCCAAAGGCCCTTCTGAAGCGGCACACGACACGGTGGCGCctgcggtgcgcgcgacgccgaccgttgcgccgctggccactcccgacgaggacgccgAGATTTGCTTTATCTGTGCCGAGCCCATCGCACTGTACTCGGTCCCTCCCTGCAACCACCGCATTTGCCATATTTGTTCGATgcggctgcgtgcgctgtgGAAGAAGCGCGACTGCACGTTTTGCAAAGGCGAGGCGACCAGCGTCATCTTTACGCCGAATGCCACGCGCGGCTATGGCGAGTTTACGCCTGATCAGCTGCCGTATGCTGACGAGAAGCTTTCGATTAGTTTTGAGCGCAAGCAGGACTATGACAACACCATCGCACTCCTGCGTTTCAACTGTCCGATCGAGCGATGCGAGGTGATGAGCGCCGGCTGGTCGGACCTCAAGACGCACGTCAAGCGCGACCACTCGCGCCTGCTGTGCGACCTCTGCATCAAGCACAAGAAGATTTTTTCGCACGAGCACGCGGTGTACACCGCCGCGTCACTCCAGGAGCACCTTTCGGCGGAGCATCGGTACTGCGAGTACTGCCGGCAGCACTTTTACAGTGACGACGAGCTGTGGGTGCACATGCGTGACCGCCACGAGCAGTGCCACATCTGCAAGGGCCGCAGCGAAGAGGAGCGCTGGCGCTACTACAAGGACTATCgcatgctcgagcagcacttCCAGAAGGAGCACTACCTGTGCCCTGCGCGCGAGTGCCTCGAGCAAAAGTTTGTTGTATTTGAGAACCAGATGGAGTTCCAGGTGCACCAGGTGCAGGAGCACGGCAAGACGCTCTCGAGCcgcgagaagcgcgacgcgctccgcgtcgacgccaACTTTCTGTACGAGAGCGAGCAGCCCgagccgagctcgtcgcgccgccgcaagaAAGGCAGAGAAGGCGTCTCGATCCAGACCGAGGaccccgcgccgagctcgtcgcgccgcgcgcagtTCGGCCACGCGCTcaccgagcccgaggcgcgcccGGAGCAGCAGCAGTCGGAAAAGTACTGGTCGACTGTCCTTACGGTGCTGAACGACTCGCAGATCAAGCTcacggcgtgccgcagcgcgctgcaggcctACCGCGCCTCGGAGCTGAGCGTGCACGATCTGCTGAAGACGGTGATGAACATCACCGGCGAGGGCACGCACTCGTTCGACGTCGGCACTACCGACCTCGTCATCCAGAGCCTCGCCGAGATTGTGCAGAACGgcgagaagcgcaaggagctcctcgacgctTGGGCCGACATCAAGGGGAAGCAGAACCGCTTCCCGACGCCGATGGAgtcgcacggcggcgccgtgcgccagctgAAGAACGCCGCCTCCGGCAACAACCGCGTGTGGGAGAAtgtggcgcgcgccgcgtcgaacgcaccgagcgtgcgcagccaGACGCACTTTCCCCAACTCGGCGCGAGCAACGCGTCGAGAGTCCCCGGCTCGGCTGCGCATACCTccagcgccacgcgccgcggccagaCCGCGTCCGCCACGCcgtggagcgcgccgcagccccGCGCACAAACCGCGCCTgtgcgcccgacgccgtTCTCGgtgtcggcgccgcgcgcgtggcgcgccgc cCAGTTCCCGAGCCTGCCGACCAACGCGGGCGTCGCTCAGCGCCAGGCCGAAAAGCgccagctgctcggccacgccgcgcgtccgccgccgccgcgctcgtggggcgcaccggcggcgcctccgCTGAACTCGAGCGCATTCCCGTCGCTGAACGAGGTCTCTGgcacgctgccgcagcCCGGCCCGAGCACCGAGTCGGTGCCGGTGCAGGGGCCcggcaagcagcgccgcaagaaGGGGGTGCTGTTGTCGTCGGTGTCGTCGATGCATCATGTCTAG
- a CDS encoding tRNA (guanine(10)-N(2))-methyltransferase (COG:L; BUSCO:EOG09262GNE; EggNog:ENOG503NW55), whose translation MEESRVYVLHFAQSHTDFRLPEFEASATYLGIPFEYVPTPSRFGPYDGVDVRRPFILCRLPSDDAARELLRRCSCLRAVWELWVCADTYEELHARNRELKPWLPYSSPDISWKALMQGFNAAIPDARRIALIEAFGYMDLAGPTRLKKSDLTWGVIEEYARALDAGSEPHPQGDQDPRLVQLFFGRKIKDRSGCMPARDLIDELSLKKRQYIGNTSMESEMSVVMANMALAGPSKFVYDPFAGTGSMLYACSMLGAFSFGSDIDGRMLRGRQDKDGARGVALSARQYGLTGRILDTGVFDMTNAPWRLPFRNGGGGGLFDAIVTDPPYGVRAGAKRLGRRNVEHQRDEPYLMADGTPSHVLPDYLPPTKPYHLSELLTDLLEYSSALLKPGGRLVFWLPTMSEDEVATTIPEHAHFALVAHSLQDFGKWGRRLITMQKRDDAGPTAFRAPPDAAKGRVRASDDPAEFRNRDVDTQQPTYFERERERLLAEITSSLETVIGNTNAANRKMEEHISVGKGFESIAELWGKFSTLMTQAGVPNPETRRAEEEQDTSTM comes from the exons ATGGAAGAAAGTCGGGTGTACGTCCTGCACTTTGCGCAGTCGCACACTGACTTTCGGCTGCCCGAGTTTGAGGCATCGGCGACATACCTCGGCATCCCCTTTGAGTATGTTCCGACGCCCTCGCGCTTTGGCCCGTACGACGGcgtggacgtgcgccgcccctTTATCCTGTGCCGCCTGCCctcggacgacgccgcgcgcgagctgctgcggcggtgctcgtGCCTGCGTGCCGTCTGGGAGCTGTGGGTGTGTGCGGATACCTACGAAgagctgcacgcgcgcaaCCGCGAGCTGAAGCCGTGGCTGCCCTACTCGTCGCCCGACATTTCGTGGAAGGCGCTCATGCAAGGCTTCAACGCCGCGATCcccgatgcgcgccgcattGCGCTCATCGAGGCGTTTGGGTACATGGACCTCGCCgggccgacgcgcctcaAAAAGTCGGACCTTACGTGGGGCGTCATTGAAGagtacgcgcgcgcgctcgatgccggcagcgagccgcATCCCCAGGGCGACCAGGACCCCCGGCTGGTGCAGCTCTTTTTCGGGCGCAAGATCAAGGACCGCAGTGGGTGCATGCCTGCGCGCGACCtgatcgacgagctcaGTCTCAAAAAGCGCCAGTACATTGGCAATACGAGTATGGAGAGCGAGATGAGTGTCGTGATGGCCAacatggcgctcgcgggcCCGTCCAAGTTTGTGTACGACCCATTTGCAGGTACCGGCTCAATGCTCTATGCGTGCTCGATGCTCGGTGCGTTCTCGTTCGGCAGCGACATTGATGGGCGCATGCTGCGTGGCCGCCAGGAcaaggacggcgcgcgcggcgtcgcgctcagCGCGCGGCAGTACGGCCTCACGGGCCGCATCCTCGACACCGGAGTCTTTGACATGACCAATGCGCCGTGGCGCCTGCCGTTCCGcaacggcggcggcggcggcctaTTTGACGCAATCGTCACGGACC CCCCCTACGGAgtacgcgccggcgccaagcgcctcgggcggcgcaacgtcgagcaccagcgcgacgagccctACCTCATGGccgacggcacgccgtcgcacgTCTTGCCCGACTACCTGCCCCCTACGAAACCCTACCACCTGTCGGAGCTGCTTACAGACCTGCTCGAATACTCATCTGCGCTCCTCAAGCCCGGCGGACGCCTCGTGTTCTGGCTGCCGACGAtgagcgaggacgaggtcgcGACGACGATTCccgagcacgcgcactttgcgctcgtcgcgcacagCCTGCAGGACTTTGGCAAGTGGGGCCGCCGCCTGATTACCATGcagaagcgcgacgacgccggcccCACGGCCTTTCGTGCGCCGCCAGACGCCGCCAAGGGCCGCGTCCGCGCCAGCGACGACCCCGCCGAGTTCCGCAACCGC GATGTCGACACGCAGCAGCCGACGTACtttgagcgcgagcgcgagcggttGCTGGCCGAGATTACAAGC AGTCTCGAAACCGTGATCGGCAACACCAACGCGGCGAACCGCAAGATGGAGGAGCACATCTCGGTCGGCAAGGGCTTCGAGTCCATCGCCGAGCTCTGGGGAAAGTTTTCTACGCTCATGACGCaggccggcgtgccgaacCCCGAGACGCGGAGGGCGGAGGAGGAGCAAGATACCAGTACTATGTAG